The Amycolatopsis nigrescens CSC17Ta-90 genomic interval GCCGGCCGCGGTCGCATGGGCGGTGCAGATGTCCACCGTGGAGTTCCATCCGTGGAACTCCCGGCGCTCCGACACCGAACGCCCGGACGAGTGGCGGATCGACCTGGACCCGATGCCCGAATGCGGGTTCGACAAGGTGCGCCGGGCCGCCCACCTCGTGCACGAAGTGCTCGACGAGCTGGGCGCGGTCGGCTGGCCGAAGACCTCCGGCGGCGACGGCCTGCACGTCTACGTCCGGATCGAGCCGCGGTGGGGCTTCGCCGAGGTCCGCCGCGCCGCGCTGGCCTTCGCCAGGGAGGTCGAGCGCCGCGCACCGAAGGACATCACGACCACCTGGTGGCGCAAGGACCGGGACCCGACGACGCTGTTCGTCGACTACAACCAGAACGCCAGGGACCACACCATCGCCAGCGCCTACTCGGTGCGCGGGGTGCCGGAGGCGACCGTTTCCACCCCGATCACCTGGGCCGAGGTCGACGACGTCGAACCCCGCGAGTGCACCATCGCCACCGTGCCGGCCCGCTTCGCCGAACTGGGCGACCTGCACGAAGGCATCGACGACGCGGTGTACTCCTTGGACACCCTGCTGGAGTGGGCGGACCGCGACGGCCTCGACTGAGCCAGCTAGCGAGCGGCCAGCCCTGCCCGCCGCTTGGTCCAGATGTCGTAGGCCACGGCCGCCAGCAGCACCAGGCCCTTGACCAGCATCACCTGCTCGCTCAGTGCCCCGATCAGCGACATCCCGTTGTTGATCACCGCCATGATCAGCCCGCCGGTGATCGCGCCGACGACCTTGCCCACGCCGCCCTGCACCGCCGCTCCCCCGATGAACGCGGCCGCGATGGCGTCCAGCTCGAAGTTGGTGCCCGCGGTCGGCCCGGCCTGGTTGAGCCGCCCGGCGAAGATGATCCCGGCGAGCGCGGAGAGCACGCCCATGTTGACGAAGATCCAGAACGTCACCGACTTGACCTTGACCCCGGACAGCGTCGCCGCCTGGAGGTTCCCGCCAACCGCGTAGATGTGCCTGCCGAAGACCGCCCGCGTGGTCACCAGCGAGTAGGCGAGCACCAGCGCGGTGAGCAGGACCAGCACCCAGGGCAGGTTCCGGAACCGCGCCAGCTGCACGACCACGGCCAGCACGATCACCCCGGCGCCGCCGATCTTGAGCAGGAACACCGGCATCGGGTCGACCACCTGGTGGTAGCTCAGCCGTGCCGAGCGCTTGCGCCACTGGCTGCCGGCCAGCCAGGCCACCGCCGCGCAGCCGACCAGCAGGGTGAGCAGGTCGGCGCCGCCGAGCGGGCCGAGGCCGATGTTGCCGAGATAGCCTTCGACGAACCCGTTCGACAGGGTCCGGATCGCGTCCGGGAACGGGCCGATGCCCTGGTTTCCCAGCACGGTCAGGGTCAGCGCGCGGAAGGCGAGCATGCCGGCCAGCGTCACGATGAACGCCGGGATGCCGAAGTACGCCACCCAGTAGCCCTGCCAGGCCCCGATGGCCGCGCCCACCGCCAGCGTGATCAGCAACGCCAGCGGCCACGGCAGGCCGAAGTCCACCGTCAGCACCGCGGAGACGGCCCCGGTCATCGCCACCACCGAGCCGACGGACAGGTCGATGTGCCCGGCGATGATCACCAGGATCATGCCGATCGCGAGGATCAGCACGTAGGAGTTCTGCACGATGATGTTCGAGATGTTCTGCGGTTCCAGCAGCGCGCCGCCGGTGAGCACCTCGAACAGCACGACGATCAGGGCGAACGCGACGTAGATCCCGCTCTGCCTCGGGTTGAAGGACAGCCGCCGAGCCGGCTCGGTCGCCTCCCCCGCCGCGGGCGAGGTGGCCGGCGCGCCGGTGTCCGTGGGTGCGGTGGACATGGTGCGTTACTCCTGTTCCTTCGTCATGCAGTGCATGAGCCGTTCCTGGGTGGCCTCCGCGCGATCGAGCTCACCGGTGATCCGGCCGCCGGAAAGGGCGTAGATGCGGTCGCACAGGCCGAGCAGCTCGGGCAGCTCCGAGGAGATGACGAGCACCGCCTTGCCCTCGTCCGCCAGCCGGTTGATGATCGAGTAGATCTCGTACTTCGCGCCCACGTCGATGCCGCGGGTTGGCTCGTCCAGGATCAGCACGTCCGGATTGGTGAAGATCCACTTCGACAGCACGACCTTCTGCTGGTTCCCGCCGCTGAGCTTGCCGGTCACGCTGGACACGCTGGGCGCCTTGATGTTCATCCGCTGCCGGAACCCGTCGGCGACGCGGTACTCCTCGTGCTCGTGCACCCAGCCCCGGCGGGCCAGCTTGCGCAGGCCGGCCGCGGAAACGTTGCGCTTGATGTCCTCGATCAGGTTGAGCCCGTAGCGCTTGCGGTCCTCGGTGGCGTACGCGATCCCGTGCCCGATCGCCTCGCCCACCGTCCGCGCCCGGATCTCCTTGCCGTCCTTGAAGATCCGGCCGGAGATGTCCTTGCCGTAGGACCGGCCGAACACGCTCATCGCCAGCTCGGTCCGGCCGGCGCCCATCAGCCCGGCGAGACCGACGATCTCACCGCGCCGCAGGCTGAGGTGCGCGCCGTCCACCACCACCCGCCCGTGCCGGGTGGGGCTGTGCACGGTCCAGTCCTCGATCCGCAGCACCTCTTCGCCGATCTTCGGCTCGTGCGGCGGGAACCGGTGCTCCAGGTCCCTGCCGACCATGCCGGAGATGATGCGGTCCTCGGTCACCCCGCCCACC includes:
- the mmsB gene encoding multiple monosaccharide ABC transporter permease, which encodes MSTAPTDTGAPATSPAAGEATEPARRLSFNPRQSGIYVAFALIVVLFEVLTGGALLEPQNISNIIVQNSYVLILAIGMILVIIAGHIDLSVGSVVAMTGAVSAVLTVDFGLPWPLALLITLAVGAAIGAWQGYWVAYFGIPAFIVTLAGMLAFRALTLTVLGNQGIGPFPDAIRTLSNGFVEGYLGNIGLGPLGGADLLTLLVGCAAVAWLAGSQWRKRSARLSYHQVVDPMPVFLLKIGGAGVIVLAVVVQLARFRNLPWVLVLLTALVLAYSLVTTRAVFGRHIYAVGGNLQAATLSGVKVKSVTFWIFVNMGVLSALAGIIFAGRLNQAGPTAGTNFELDAIAAAFIGGAAVQGGVGKVVGAITGGLIMAVINNGMSLIGALSEQVMLVKGLVLLAAVAYDIWTKRRAGLAAR
- the ligD gene encoding non-homologous end-joining DNA ligase is translated as MAKDSAVELEVGERTVRVSSPDRVYFPARGETKLDLVRYYLSVGDGIVRALRERPCMMHRFPTGVSGEKVHQKRVPGGAPPWLETVRVDFPSGRSADELCVTEPAAVAWAVQMSTVEFHPWNSRRSDTERPDEWRIDLDPMPECGFDKVRRAAHLVHEVLDELGAVGWPKTSGGDGLHVYVRIEPRWGFAEVRRAALAFAREVERRAPKDITTTWWRKDRDPTTLFVDYNQNARDHTIASAYSVRGVPEATVSTPITWAEVDDVEPRECTIATVPARFAELGDLHEGIDDAVYSLDTLLEWADRDGLD
- the mmsA gene encoding multiple monosaccharide ABC transporter ATP-binding protein, encoding MTDAILRMRGITKTFPGVRALQDVNLSVRRGEIHAICGENGAGKSTLMKVLSGVHPHGSYDGEIFVDGEACEFGTIRDSERRGIVIIHQELALCEQLSIAENIFLGNERAARGLVDWDRTNHEAAGLLRRVGLDANPVTQVLELGVGKQQLVEIAKALSKEVSLLILDEPTAALNDEDSAHLLDLLRGLRDDGVTSVIISHKLNEVAAVADSLTILRDGRTIETLDLTVGGVTEDRIISGMVGRDLEHRFPPHEPKIGEEVLRIEDWTVHSPTRHGRVVVDGAHLSLRRGEIVGLAGLMGAGRTELAMSVFGRSYGKDISGRIFKDGKEIRARTVGEAIGHGIAYATEDRKRYGLNLIEDIKRNVSAAGLRKLARRGWVHEHEEYRVADGFRQRMNIKAPSVSSVTGKLSGGNQQKVVLSKWIFTNPDVLILDEPTRGIDVGAKYEIYSIINRLADEGKAVLVISSELPELLGLCDRIYALSGGRITGELDRAEATQERLMHCMTKEQE